In a single window of the Acetivibrio clariflavus DSM 19732 genome:
- a CDS encoding SDR family NAD(P)-dependent oxidoreductase — MKNKLLLNELDLFEENNDNIRISSEVKNHNINDIAIIGIGAKLPLADNIDEFWENIIKGKDCIREFPDTRKRDIDNFFAHIGQSDENIQYINGAYLDEIDKFDYEFFRLTPIEARLMDPNQRLFLQTAWEAIEDSGYGGKKIIGTNTGVYVGYIGAVEEYKYKQLCSDDSNSFNAASVPGNLSSIIPSRISYLLDLKGPSMIVDTSCSSSLLAVHLACQGIKNGDCDMAIAGGIRLNLVPIVKKEKLGMESSDGKTRSFDDRSDGTGIGEGVIAILLKPLHKALEDKDNIYAVIKGSSINQDGTSIGITAPNVDAQADVIVKAWNEANIDPETISYIETHGTGTKLGDPIEIEGINKAFSRYTDKKQFCAIGSVKANIGHLYQAAGIVGLLKVVLALKNKQIPPLANFCFPNRKINFEQTPVYINDRLTNWECDKLPRRAGVSSFGFSGTNCHVVLEEADRYYDCESLNDCDNFSSQVLTLSAKSEAALMRLVQLHRNYIKKNDRVNLQNICYTANTGRGHYNYRLILKLKDVNDYRNKIEKICQYGLKDSSNFEDIFYGVHRVASSNEEVQKENIITEAEKIYISKTANEKLKEYIVSDYKSESAVDELCRLYVKGADVDWEELYKKLKVKKVSIPVYPFEKSRCWFEYSDELQNVQSNNDLFYSVVWEEDLLEDNEIRAVNGKVIIFKDSKGISKDLSDKLWNLGAEVIEVEYGREFEYVNNYKYVVGINEEDHERLFKTIGIDNLTYIIHLSTINDKVIINGNSELDESLNLGVYSLFYITRALINNGLSKEIKMLLVSEYIDEVTGYEEKIIPHNSAFMGLGKVINAEHRNIKCSCLDVDSYFGIEDLFKELVRDNVPYHIAYREGKRYTQVFDVIDIESINENEIRLKEDGVYVITGGTGGLGLQIALNLASKAKVKIALIGRSALPERHLWRSIIDNDKNSLIAKKLESLIDLESKSAEVEYYSADISNYNATKEVLDELRRKHNRINGVIHCAGVAGKGLIIRKNIYDFKEVLDPKVKGTWNLDKLTEKDSLDFFVMFSSALSLAGEQGQCDYVAANSYLDSFSYYRNKNGKKALTINWVAWKETGMAHENRLEENKFFEFLTIDKAVEAFNKILKKDIPRVLIGELKCNSLIPDQIVNMPLKLSNKVKNMLLADKGVKFAGDTDFTKSKNKVALKGRECHDYSEIEQIIGQVFKDVLGFKEINIYDNFFELGADSILLTKVHEKLDGILPVKLTVADFFAYPSIAQLAKFIAGSEKNSGSMSNNNQKTSEKGKDIAIIGMALNFPMAKSVDEFWNNIKSGKDCIREYPDNRKADALAYVKLLGLEKNMSFAEGGYLDEVDKFDYSFFRLSPKEASYMDPNQRMFLQTVWNAIEDSGYGNGGLSGSKTGVFVGFSKGTFDYDRIISESDPILVSNFIVGNLPSIIPGRIAYLLDLKGPTVTVDTACSSSLVAVHMACQAIKNGECDMAIAGGVKINLLPLQKKGQGGIGIESTDCRARPFDDNSDGTGWGEGVAAVILKPLEKALEDRDNIYAIIKGSAINQDGSSAGITAPNSLAQAEVIVNAWEDAGVDPETITYIEAHGTGTKLGDPVEIDGIQKAFSRFTDKKQFCAIGSVKSNIGHMDTAAGIAGLIKSVLALKNKQIPPSINFNLPNRNIDFTQSPVFVNDKLMDWENGNVPLRCGVSSFGFSGTNCHVVLEEYKSDEIKRNQENSKLNIFTLSAKSENVLSNMVLQFKKFLNANDKVNIEEVCYTLNIGRDHNNFRLAILVDSIEDLVCKLDALVKNGLKEKLDDVYFGSHKVVADNKNLNLFEPNEITEEQKRSYTLEAQRLMQEAEADFKTSRSHLEEICRLYVLGADIDWKAFYKDKELRRISLPAYPFEKKRCWINIDKYQSVNKKSSGIHPLIKELAIESIGQKIYLTELSVDDNWVLQDHRIMEKHVLPGTAYIEIVRAAASSFYRNSCLEIKEIIFVHPIVMERGEVKKVHTIIKSQNDYLEFTIASRINESAIDTDEEWQIHAQGKVYKLNKTVLKRNLEEIKQSCSEHIQEINQNELTKGFIEFGPRWLNYHKLCSSQDMALAELSLPDKFSEDLNSFYIHPALLDMAVNAVSLTLGEKYLPLAYKNFKLYGPTPKRIYSYLVKKYNESDRLNETLSFDITLMNENGEVFAEIEGYSIKRANDFGKMFKLKNCFYKYEWVPQRVKYDEHKLIEGSVLIFKDELGLGEKLAYKLREQGMDVIEVNYGNCFQKINDNSYTVDNSYESYQKLVSEISCRKLVKILHMFTVNNGEDYDEFSSSDRAIEKGIYSLFYMIKGFVNGKLRNDIDIIVLSSFANEITGEEKVIIPHNAALLGLSNAIKNEYFKLNCKRIDVDNEITYEDIIYELYSGDRNEKAAYRKGIKYVPQLNQINMDEIGENKVDFKQQGVYLVTGGTGGIGLEVCKYLSTKSKVNLALINRSNFPDRDQWTKIVDEGKETKQINIIKSIMDIEAQGSKVMIFAVDVSDYNAMKELTDDLRQRYGRINGVIHGAGVAGEGFLYNKDVKKFSEVILPKIHGTRVLFDLTKEDNLDFFIMFSSVASLFDLPGQGDYIAANSFLDSFCSYGKRKGIKTLTINWPAWKETGMAFNTNTNTDTVFKAIHTNHAIDAFEYSLNKDIDRVIIGELDFNFIGLLKEKPIRFSEAIENKIDRLRLERSDDTKAYKSVEINLKGKGEESYSQIEVNLSKIWAEVLGLDEINIYDSFYELGGDSILATRLLQEVEKEYPGILDITDIFSYSSISKMAEYIESKIKSEISSEKEVAAVIESGSDNIEDILQKLANGDISVDEVEGLIK, encoded by the coding sequence ATGAAAAATAAATTACTGTTAAATGAGTTGGATTTATTTGAAGAGAATAATGACAATATAAGAATATCCAGTGAAGTAAAAAATCATAACATTAATGATATTGCTATAATAGGTATAGGTGCAAAGCTGCCGTTAGCAGACAACATTGATGAGTTTTGGGAGAATATTATTAAAGGAAAAGATTGTATAAGAGAGTTTCCGGACACAAGAAAAAGAGATATTGACAATTTCTTTGCTCATATAGGACAGTCCGATGAGAATATACAATATATTAACGGAGCTTACCTTGACGAGATTGATAAATTTGATTATGAGTTTTTCCGATTGACACCAATTGAAGCAAGGCTGATGGATCCAAATCAGAGGCTGTTTCTGCAAACAGCATGGGAAGCCATTGAGGATTCAGGATATGGCGGGAAGAAAATAATCGGTACTAATACCGGTGTGTATGTGGGATATATTGGCGCAGTGGAAGAATATAAGTATAAACAGCTCTGTTCAGATGATTCAAACTCATTTAACGCTGCTTCAGTGCCGGGAAATCTATCGTCTATTATTCCGAGTAGAATTTCATATTTACTGGATTTAAAAGGTCCAAGTATGATTGTAGATACATCGTGTTCATCTTCACTTCTTGCTGTTCATTTAGCGTGTCAAGGGATAAAAAACGGAGATTGTGATATGGCCATTGCCGGTGGTATAAGATTAAATTTAGTTCCCATTGTAAAAAAGGAAAAGCTGGGAATGGAATCATCGGATGGCAAGACTAGGAGTTTTGATGATAGAAGTGATGGCACGGGTATTGGTGAAGGAGTAATTGCTATACTACTTAAACCTTTGCACAAAGCTTTGGAGGATAAGGATAATATATATGCTGTTATCAAAGGAAGTTCGATTAATCAGGATGGAACTTCTATAGGTATTACAGCTCCTAATGTTGATGCTCAAGCTGATGTTATAGTTAAAGCTTGGAATGAAGCAAATATTGATCCTGAGACCATAAGTTATATAGAAACACATGGAACAGGAACAAAGTTAGGTGATCCTATTGAGATAGAAGGTATTAATAAAGCTTTTTCGCGCTACACAGATAAAAAGCAGTTTTGTGCCATTGGCTCTGTAAAAGCTAATATTGGTCATTTATATCAAGCGGCAGGTATCGTTGGCTTACTAAAAGTTGTGTTAGCGTTAAAGAATAAACAAATTCCTCCACTGGCAAACTTTTGTTTTCCTAATAGGAAAATAAATTTTGAACAAACACCGGTATATATTAATGACAGATTAACTAATTGGGAATGTGATAAACTGCCACGACGAGCAGGAGTGAGTTCCTTTGGATTTAGTGGTACCAATTGTCATGTAGTTTTGGAAGAGGCAGATAGGTATTATGATTGTGAAAGTTTAAATGATTGTGACAATTTTTCTAGTCAGGTTTTAACTTTATCTGCAAAAAGTGAAGCGGCTTTGATGAGGTTAGTTCAGCTTCATAGAAATTACATAAAGAAAAACGATAGGGTAAATCTTCAGAATATATGTTATACAGCTAACACAGGAAGAGGGCATTATAATTACAGGTTGATTTTAAAACTTAAGGATGTAAATGATTACAGGAATAAGATTGAGAAAATATGCCAATATGGTTTAAAAGATTCAAGCAATTTTGAAGATATATTTTATGGAGTTCACAGAGTTGCTTCGAGCAATGAAGAAGTGCAAAAAGAAAATATAATAACAGAAGCTGAAAAGATATATATAAGTAAAACTGCAAATGAGAAATTAAAGGAGTATATAGTTTCAGATTATAAAAGTGAGAGTGCTGTGGACGAGCTTTGCAGGTTATATGTGAAAGGTGCTGACGTCGATTGGGAAGAACTGTATAAAAAGCTGAAAGTAAAAAAGGTTAGTATTCCTGTGTATCCGTTTGAAAAGAGCAGATGTTGGTTTGAGTATTCAGATGAATTACAAAATGTTCAGTCAAATAATGACTTATTTTATTCTGTAGTCTGGGAAGAAGACTTGCTTGAAGATAATGAAATTAGAGCAGTAAATGGTAAAGTAATAATTTTTAAGGATTCAAAGGGAATAAGTAAAGATTTATCGGATAAACTTTGGAATTTAGGGGCAGAGGTTATTGAAGTAGAATATGGAAGAGAGTTTGAGTATGTAAATAACTATAAATATGTCGTTGGCATTAACGAAGAAGATCATGAACGATTGTTTAAAACAATTGGAATTGATAATTTAACTTATATTATTCATCTTTCAACAATAAATGATAAGGTTATTATCAATGGCAATTCTGAGCTTGATGAAAGCCTGAATTTAGGAGTATACAGTCTCTTTTATATTACAAGAGCTCTTATTAATAATGGATTATCAAAAGAAATTAAAATGTTGCTGGTGTCAGAGTATATAGATGAAGTGACAGGTTATGAGGAGAAGATTATCCCCCATAATAGTGCTTTTATGGGGCTTGGTAAAGTAATAAATGCAGAGCACCGTAATATAAAATGTAGTTGCCTGGATGTGGATTCGTATTTTGGAATTGAAGACCTTTTTAAAGAGCTGGTTAGGGACAATGTTCCATACCATATTGCATATCGTGAAGGAAAAAGATATACACAGGTTTTTGATGTGATTGATATAGAATCCATTAATGAAAATGAGATTAGGCTAAAGGAAGATGGAGTATATGTAATAACAGGAGGAACGGGAGGGCTAGGACTTCAGATTGCATTAAATTTAGCTTCAAAAGCAAAAGTGAAAATTGCATTAATAGGTCGTTCGGCATTACCTGAACGTCATCTGTGGAGAAGCATTATTGATAATGATAAAAATAGCCTTATTGCAAAAAAGTTAGAGTCATTAATTGATTTAGAATCGAAAAGTGCAGAAGTAGAATACTATAGTGCCGATATTTCAAATTACAATGCTACTAAAGAGGTCTTAGATGAACTGAGAAGAAAGCATAATAGAATAAATGGAGTTATACACTGCGCTGGTGTTGCAGGAAAGGGATTGATTATCAGGAAAAATATATATGATTTTAAAGAAGTTCTAGATCCAAAAGTTAAGGGAACATGGAATTTGGATAAATTGACTGAGAAAGATTCTTTGGATTTCTTTGTGATGTTTTCGTCTGCTTTGTCGCTGGCCGGTGAACAGGGGCAATGCGATTATGTTGCAGCAAACTCTTATTTGGACTCTTTTTCATACTATAGAAATAAGAACGGAAAAAAAGCGCTGACAATAAATTGGGTAGCATGGAAAGAAACCGGGATGGCACATGAAAATAGACTTGAAGAGAATAAGTTTTTTGAATTTTTGACAATTGATAAAGCAGTTGAAGCATTCAACAAAATATTAAAAAAAGATATACCAAGAGTACTTATTGGAGAATTGAAGTGCAATTCTTTGATACCGGATCAAATTGTAAATATGCCATTAAAGTTATCAAATAAAGTTAAAAACATGCTTTTAGCTGATAAAGGAGTGAAATTTGCAGGAGATACAGATTTTACGAAAAGCAAAAACAAAGTGGCATTGAAAGGAAGAGAATGCCATGATTATTCGGAAATAGAGCAGATTATTGGACAGGTATTCAAAGATGTTTTGGGATTTAAAGAAATAAATATATATGATAACTTTTTTGAGCTTGGAGCGGATTCTATATTATTGACTAAAGTTCATGAAAAATTGGATGGAATTTTACCTGTAAAGTTAACAGTTGCTGACTTTTTTGCTTATCCGAGCATTGCACAATTGGCTAAATTTATTGCAGGCTCAGAAAAAAATTCGGGGTCTATGTCAAATAATAATCAAAAGACTTCGGAAAAGGGAAAAGATATTGCAATTATAGGCATGGCATTAAATTTTCCGATGGCAAAGTCGGTAGATGAATTTTGGAACAATATAAAATCGGGAAAGGATTGTATAAGGGAATATCCTGATAATAGAAAGGCTGATGCACTAGCATATGTAAAGTTGCTTGGCTTAGAGAAAAATATGTCTTTTGCTGAGGGTGGATATCTTGATGAAGTAGACAAGTTTGATTATTCCTTCTTCAGGCTTTCACCAAAAGAAGCAAGTTATATGGATCCAAATCAGAGAATGTTTTTGCAAACCGTATGGAATGCAATAGAGGATTCCGGTTATGGAAACGGAGGATTATCGGGAAGTAAAACCGGCGTATTTGTAGGTTTTTCAAAGGGAACTTTTGATTATGACCGGATTATATCTGAAAGTGATCCTATTCTAGTATCTAATTTTATAGTTGGAAACTTGCCTTCAATTATACCTGGGAGGATAGCATATTTGCTTGATTTGAAAGGGCCTACTGTAACTGTCGATACAGCATGTTCTTCTTCGCTTGTGGCTGTCCATATGGCATGTCAGGCCATCAAAAATGGCGAGTGTGATATGGCAATAGCCGGAGGAGTTAAAATTAATCTCCTACCACTGCAAAAGAAAGGACAAGGCGGAATAGGTATTGAGTCAACTGATTGCAGAGCAAGACCTTTTGATGATAATTCTGACGGAACCGGTTGGGGAGAAGGTGTGGCAGCAGTTATCTTAAAACCGTTGGAAAAAGCATTAGAAGACAGAGATAACATATATGCAATTATTAAAGGTAGTGCAATTAATCAGGATGGCAGCTCGGCTGGTATAACTGCTCCTAATTCTCTTGCTCAGGCAGAGGTGATTGTAAATGCGTGGGAAGATGCAGGAGTAGACCCTGAGACCATTACTTATATTGAAGCACATGGAACAGGAACAAAACTTGGAGATCCGGTAGAGATAGATGGTATTCAAAAGGCTTTTAGCAGATTTACCGATAAAAAGCAGTTTTGTGCTATCGGTTCGGTAAAATCAAATATTGGTCATATGGATACGGCGGCTGGCATAGCAGGATTGATTAAGTCGGTATTAGCTCTTAAAAATAAGCAGATACCGCCAAGTATTAATTTTAATTTGCCAAATAGAAACATAGATTTCACTCAATCCCCCGTATTTGTAAATGATAAGCTAATGGACTGGGAAAATGGCAATGTTCCTTTGAGATGTGGCGTTAGCTCTTTTGGCTTTAGCGGTACAAACTGTCATGTTGTTTTAGAAGAGTATAAATCAGATGAAATCAAGAGAAATCAAGAAAATAGCAAATTAAACATATTTACCCTATCAGCTAAAAGTGAGAATGTATTAAGTAATATGGTATTACAGTTTAAAAAGTTTCTTAATGCTAATGATAAGGTAAATATTGAAGAGGTATGTTATACATTAAATATAGGAAGAGATCATAACAATTTCAGACTTGCTATATTAGTTGACAGTATAGAAGATTTGGTTTGTAAGCTGGATGCTTTAGTAAAGAACGGATTAAAAGAAAAATTAGACGATGTTTATTTTGGTAGCCATAAGGTGGTAGCTGATAATAAGAATTTGAATTTATTTGAACCAAATGAGATTACTGAGGAGCAAAAAAGAAGTTATACTCTTGAAGCTCAGAGACTTATGCAGGAAGCGGAGGCTGACTTTAAAACAAGCAGAAGTCACCTTGAGGAGATATGTAGATTATATGTTCTGGGAGCTGACATTGACTGGAAAGCTTTTTACAAAGACAAAGAATTAAGAAGAATTAGCTTGCCTGCTTATCCTTTTGAGAAAAAGAGGTGTTGGATAAATATTGATAAGTATCAGTCAGTGAATAAGAAGAGTTCTGGAATTCACCCATTAATTAAAGAACTTGCAATTGAGTCTATAGGGCAGAAAATATATCTGACTGAGCTTAGTGTTGATGATAACTGGGTGTTACAGGATCACAGAATTATGGAAAAGCACGTACTTCCCGGAACTGCGTATATTGAGATAGTCCGGGCTGCAGCAAGTAGTTTCTATCGGAATAGTTGTTTAGAAATAAAAGAAATAATTTTTGTGCATCCGATTGTTATGGAAAGAGGAGAAGTAAAAAAAGTCCATACCATTATTAAGAGTCAAAACGACTATCTTGAGTTCACAATAGCAAGTCGAATTAATGAAAGTGCTATTGATACAGATGAGGAATGGCAGATACATGCCCAAGGGAAAGTGTACAAACTAAATAAAACAGTGCTTAAAAGGAATCTTGAAGAGATTAAGCAATCTTGTTCAGAACATATACAAGAGATTAACCAGAATGAATTGACAAAAGGTTTTATTGAATTTGGGCCAAGATGGTTGAATTATCACAAATTATGCAGCAGTCAGGATATGGCTCTTGCAGAACTGAGTTTACCTGATAAGTTTAGTGAGGACTTAAATTCATTTTATATTCATCCAGCATTACTGGATATGGCAGTGAATGCTGTGAGTCTTACTCTTGGCGAAAAATATCTTCCTTTGGCCTATAAAAATTTTAAACTTTATGGACCTACACCAAAAAGAATATATAGTTATTTGGTGAAAAAATACAATGAATCTGATAGATTGAACGAAACATTATCTTTTGATATTACGCTAATGAACGAAAATGGCGAAGTTTTTGCTGAAATAGAAGGTTATAGCATAAAAAGGGCTAATGATTTTGGTAAGATGTTTAAGTTGAAAAATTGTTTTTATAAGTATGAATGGGTACCACAAAGGGTTAAGTATGATGAGCATAAATTGATAGAAGGAAGTGTCTTAATCTTTAAAGACGAGTTGGGATTGGGCGAAAAACTTGCTTATAAGTTGAGAGAGCAAGGAATGGATGTTATTGAAGTCAATTATGGTAACTGTTTTCAGAAAATAAACGATAACAGTTATACTGTTGACAATAGTTATGAAAGTTATCAGAAGCTAGTGTCCGAGATTAGCTGTAGGAAACTAGTGAAAATATTACATATGTTTACTGTTAATAACGGAGAAGATTATGATGAGTTCTCCAGTTCGGATAGAGCTATAGAGAAAGGTATATACAGTTTGTTTTATATGATTAAGGGATTTGTTAATGGTAAGTTGAGAAATGATATAGATATTATAGTTCTATCGAGTTTTGCAAATGAGATAACCGGTGAAGAAAAAGTAATAATACCTCATAATGCTGCTTTACTTGGACTGTCTAATGCTATAAAGAATGAATATTTTAAGTTGAATTGTAAACGCATTGATGTTGATAATGAAATTACTTATGAGGATATAATTTATGAACTTTATTCAGGGGATAGAAATGAAAAGGCTGCTTATAGAAAAGGGATAAAATATGTTCCACAGCTTAATCAAATCAATATGGATGAGATTGGGGAAAATAAAGTTGATTTTAAACAGCAGGGTGTGTATCTTGTGACTGGTGGCACAGGGGGGATTGGACTTGAAGTGTGCAAGTATTTAAGCACAAAATCAAAAGTTAATCTGGCTTTGATTAATCGTTCAAATTTCCCCGACAGAGACCAATGGACCAAAATTGTTGATGAAGGAAAAGAAACAAAGCAAATCAACATAATTAAATCAATTATGGATATAGAAGCACAAGGGTCAAAGGTCATGATTTTTGCAGTTGATGTATCAGATTACAACGCCATGAAGGAATTAACTGATGATCTACGACAACGCTACGGACGTATCAATGGTGTTATTCACGGAGCCGGAGTTGCTGGAGAAGGATTTCTATATAATAAAGATGTTAAAAAGTTTAGTGAGGTTATTTTACCAAAAATTCACGGAACTAGAGTATTATTTGATTTGACAAAAGAAGATAACTTGGACTTCTTTATAATGTTTTCCTCTGTAGCTTCATTATTTGATTTACCAGGCCAAGGGGATTACATAGCAGCGAACTCTTTCCTTGATTCATTTTGTTCATATGGTAAAAGAAAAGGAATAAAAACATTGACTATTAATTGGCCTGCATGGAAAGAGACCGGTATGGCATTTAATACTAATACGAATACGGATACAGTCTTTAAAGCAATTCATACGAATCATGCAATAGATGCTTTTGAATATAGTTTAAATAAGGATATTGACAGAGTAATCATAGGAGAATTGGATTTTAATTTCATCGGTTTACTAAAAGAAAAGCCGATTCGGTTTAGTGAAGCCATTGAAAATAAAATCGATAGATTGAGATTGGAGCGTTCAGATGATACTAAAGCTTATAAAAGTGTTGAAATCAATTTGAAAGGAAAAGGTGAAGAATCGTATAGCCAGATAGAGGTTAATTTGTCGAAAATATGGGCAGAAGTATTAGGTCTTGATGAGATAAATATTTATGATAGTTTTTATGAACTTGGTGGTGACTCAATTTTGGCCACTAGATTACTACAGGAAGTAGAAAAAGAGTATCCAGGAATACTTGATATTACAGATATTTTCTCATATTCTTCTATTTCAAAAATGGCAGAATATATTGAAAGCAAAATAAAAAGTGAGATTTCATCTGAAAAAGAAGTTGCGGCTGTTATAGAAAGTGGATCAGATAATATAGAAGATATCTTACAAAAGTTAGCTAATGGAGATATTTCCGTTGATGAAGTTGAAGGTTTGATTAAATGA
- the fabD gene encoding ACP S-malonyltransferase — MNKIALLFPGQGSQYVGMGKELCKKYTVANEVFEEANEVLGFDLKKLCFEGDLQELTKTENTQPAILTTSVAMFKVYMQEFGFEPRYLAGHSLGEYSALTCSGVISFSDAIKIVRNRGKFMQESAALGTGAMAAVSGIDKEIIEKECEEISSENNIVVISNYNSPDQIVISGHCDAVSKLSERFKDIGANVVPLNVSAPFHSPLMKAAAEKLREELLKYNYGSFKWPVVSNVEAIPYQGNEKIVENLTIHMTKAVKWQQSIEYLKSNGIDMFIELGPKTVLKGLMRKNAPGVAAFSYDKEEDIEKLRDLLLSKKSVSEVESSSKKKEFKHTVLTKCLAIAVCTRNRNWNNEEYQKGVVEPYRKIQQMQLELENQGKEPSYEQMLEALEMLKSVFITKKVPYEEQVERFNEVFDETNTRGLFPDFKF; from the coding sequence ATGAATAAGATAGCATTGTTATTTCCAGGACAAGGTTCACAGTATGTTGGAATGGGGAAGGAGTTGTGTAAAAAATACACAGTTGCAAATGAGGTTTTTGAAGAGGCAAATGAAGTTTTAGGTTTTGATTTGAAAAAGTTGTGTTTTGAAGGAGATTTGCAAGAACTTACTAAGACAGAGAATACGCAACCGGCGATTTTAACTACCAGTGTAGCAATGTTTAAAGTATATATGCAGGAATTCGGATTTGAACCTCGGTATTTAGCTGGCCATAGTTTGGGAGAATATTCAGCTCTGACTTGCAGTGGAGTAATTAGCTTTTCAGATGCTATAAAAATAGTACGTAATAGAGGTAAATTTATGCAAGAATCTGCAGCTTTGGGAACAGGTGCAATGGCTGCAGTAAGTGGAATTGATAAAGAGATTATAGAAAAAGAATGTGAAGAGATTTCTTCTGAAAATAATATTGTGGTTATTTCTAATTACAATTCACCTGATCAAATTGTTATATCAGGACATTGTGATGCCGTATCAAAACTTTCAGAAAGGTTTAAAGATATTGGCGCAAATGTCGTACCTCTGAACGTAAGTGCTCCATTTCATAGTCCACTTATGAAAGCAGCTGCCGAGAAATTAAGAGAAGAGCTTTTAAAATACAATTATGGAAGTTTTAAATGGCCAGTGGTGTCAAATGTAGAAGCAATTCCTTATCAAGGAAATGAAAAAATTGTTGAAAATCTTACCATTCATATGACAAAAGCTGTTAAGTGGCAGCAATCAATAGAGTATTTGAAGTCTAACGGAATAGATATGTTTATTGAGTTAGGACCTAAAACTGTATTGAAGGGATTAATGAGAAAAAATGCACCAGGAGTAGCTGCTTTTTCCTATGACAAAGAAGAGGATATAGAAAAGTTAAGGGATTTATTATTATCAAAAAAATCGGTTAGTGAAGTTGAGTCAAGTTCTAAAAAGAAAGAGTTTAAACATACAGTACTTACTAAATGCTTGGCAATTGCCGTTTGTACTCGCAACCGTAATTGGAATAATGAAGAGTACCAAAAAGGTGTTGTTGAGCCTTATAGAAAAATACAGCAAATGCAGCTTGAGTTGGAGAATCAGGGGAAAGAACCATCGTATGAACAAATGCTGGAAGCTTTGGAAATGCTTAAAAGTGTGTTTATTACTAAAAAGGTACCTTATGAGGAACAGGTTGAGCGCTTTAATGAGGTGTTTGATGAGACAAACACAAGGGGATTATTTCCTGATTTCAAGTTTTAA